The following proteins are encoded in a genomic region of Ailuropoda melanoleuca isolate Jingjing chromosome 10, ASM200744v2, whole genome shotgun sequence:
- the CLDN6 gene encoding LOW QUALITY PROTEIN: claudin-6 (The sequence of the model RefSeq protein was modified relative to this genomic sequence to represent the inferred CDS: inserted 2 bases in 1 codon) yields the protein MASAGLQILGIILTLLGWVNALVSCALPXWKVTAFIGNSIVVAQVVWEGLWMSCVVQSTGQMQCKVYDSLLALPQDLQAARALCVVALLVALLGLLVYLAGAKCTTCVEDKDSKARLVLVSGIIFVISGVLILIPICWTAHAIIRDFYNPLVSDAQKRELGASLYLGWAASGLLLLGGGLLCCTCPSGGSRGSSHYMARYSASAAHATPQGAPEYPTKNYV from the exons ATGGCTTCTGCTGGTCTGCAAATCCTGGGGATCATCCTGACACTGCTTGGCTGGGTGAATGCTCTGGTGTCCTGTGCCCTGCC GTGGAAGGTGACCGCCTTCATCGGCAACAGCATCGTGGTGGCCCAGGTGGTGTGGGAGGGGCTGTGGATGTCCTGCGTGGTGCAGAGCACGGGCCAGATGCAGTGCAAGGTGTATGACTCCCTGCTGGCACTGCCCCAGGACCTGCAGGCTGCCCGCGCCCTCTGCGTCGTCGCCCTCCTAGTGGCCCTGCTCGGGCTGCTGGTCTACCTTGCGGGAGCCAAGTGTACCACCTGTGTGGAGGACAAGGACTCCAAGGCCCGTCTGGTGCTAGTCTCTGGGATCATCTTTGTCATCTCAGGGGTTCTGATCCTGATCCCCATCTGCTGGACGGCTCACGCCATCATCCGGGACTTCTACAACCCCCTGGTGTCAGACGCCCAAAAGCGGGAGCTGGGAGCCTCCCTCTACTTGGGCTGGGCAGCCTCTGGCCTTTTGTTGCTGGGCGGGGGGCTTCTGTGCTGCACCTGCCCCTCTGGGGGCTCCCGGGGCTCGAGCCATTATATGGCCCGATACTCGGCGTCAGCCGCACATGCCACCCCTCAGGGTGCCCCTGAGTACCCCACTAAGAATTATGTCTAA
- the CLDN9 gene encoding claudin-9: MASTGLELLGMTLAVLGWLGTLVSCALPLWKVTAFIGNSIVVAQVVWEGLWMSCVVQSTGQMQCKVYDSLLALPQDLQAARALCVVALLLALLGLLVAITGAQCTTCVEDEGAKARIVLTAGVLLLLSGILVLIPVCWTAHAIIQDFYNPLVAEALKRELGASLYLGWAAAALLMLGGGLLCCTCPPPQIERPRGPRLGYSIPSRSGASGLDKRDYV; encoded by the coding sequence ATGGCTTCGACTGGCCTTGAGCTCCTGGGCATGACCCTGGCTGTGCTGGGCTGGCTGGGCACCCTGGTGTCCTGTGCCCTGCCCCTGTGGAAGGTGACCGCCTTCATCGGCAACAGCATCGTGGTGGCCCAGGTGGTGTGGGAGGGGCTGTGGATGTCCTGCGTGGTGCAGAGCACGGGCCAGATGCAGTGCAAGGTGTATGACTCCCTGCTGGCACTGCCCCAGGACCTGCAGGCTGCCCGCGCCCTCTGCGTCGTCGCCCTCCTGCTGGCCCTGCTCGGGCTGCTGGTGGCCATCACAGGGGCCCAGTGCACTACCTGCGTGGAGGACGAAGGTGCCAAGGCCCGCATCGTGCTCACCGCGGGGGTGCTCCTCCTCCTCTCGGGCATCCTGGTGCTCATCCCCGTCTGCTGGACCGCACACGCCATCATCCAGGACTTCTACAACCCCCTGGTGGCCGAGGCCCTCAAGAGGGAGCTGGGGGCCTCCCTCTACCTGGGCTGGGCCGCTGCTGCTCTGCTCATGCTGGGGGGGGGACTACTCTGCTGcacatgccccccaccccagatcgAGCGGCCCCGAGGACCGAGGCTGGGTTACTCCATCCCCTCCCGCTCAGGTGCATCTGGGCTGGACAAGAGGGACTATGTATGA